A region of Lichenibacterium dinghuense DNA encodes the following proteins:
- a CDS encoding AraC family transcriptional regulator, translating into MPHRATRHAAVLPGVEAVSLLSDRSFPRHAHDDFGFGLIDRGAHRSWSGRGPVEAAAGDVITVNPGEMHDGRPIGGARGWRMVYLAPATVADWLGADLPGGTEFARPALRDPEQAALFASAFARLAAPAPDRLAAETALLLCLARLFARHGSRPPRRRVVAPAVALARERIDQAPHLPVTLAELAALAGVGRFQLLRGFARDVGATPHAYLLQARVRAARRRIAAGLPLAEAALAVGFADQSHMTRAFLRQFGVTPGRWRTAAR; encoded by the coding sequence GTGCCGCACCGCGCGACCCGGCACGCCGCCGTGCTGCCCGGCGTCGAGGCCGTGTCGCTGCTGTCCGACCGCTCGTTTCCCCGCCATGCCCACGACGACTTCGGCTTCGGGCTGATCGACCGCGGGGCGCACCGGTCCTGGAGCGGGCGCGGCCCGGTCGAGGCCGCGGCGGGCGACGTCATCACGGTCAACCCCGGCGAGATGCACGATGGGCGGCCGATCGGTGGCGCCCGCGGCTGGCGGATGGTCTATCTCGCCCCGGCGACGGTCGCGGACTGGCTCGGCGCGGACCTGCCCGGCGGCACCGAGTTCGCGCGGCCCGCCCTGCGGGATCCGGAGCAGGCGGCGCTCTTCGCCTCCGCCTTCGCGCGGCTGGCCGCGCCGGCGCCGGACCGCCTCGCCGCCGAGACGGCGTTGCTGCTCTGCCTCGCGCGCCTATTCGCCCGGCACGGCAGCCGGCCGCCGCGGCGCCGGGTCGTCGCCCCGGCCGTGGCCCTGGCGCGCGAGCGCATCGATCAGGCACCCCACCTCCCCGTCACCCTGGCGGAACTGGCGGCCCTCGCCGGCGTCGGCCGCTTCCAACTCCTGCGCGGCTTCGCCCGCGACGTCGGCGCGACGCCTCACGCCTATCTGCTCCAGGCGCGGGTGCGCGCCGCGCGCCGCCGCATCGCGGCCGGGCTGCCGCTCGCCGAGGCCGCTCTGGCCGTGGGGTTCGCCGACCAGAGCCACATGACGCGCGCCTTCCTGCGCCAGTTCGGCGTCACGCCTGGGCGCTGGCGGACAGCGGCTCGCTGA
- a CDS encoding methyltransferase domain-containing protein yields MRDYVHGYEGPEGTRLLDQARTLEDLLHGGTSYPPGSAVLEAGCGVGAQTVALARRSPGARFTAVEIDAGSLARAEARAREAGIESVAFLHADATALPVPAASFDGAFVCFLLEHLRDPLAALREIRRVLKPGGLLTAIEGDHGSTLVHPPSEAAAEAVACQVALQRAAGGDATIGRRLTPLLRMAGYADAATVPRTVHADAARPDLAEGFVLGTFTAMVAGVRDAAVAAGLANPPQFDRGLTDLARAAEPDGTFTYTFFKATGRA; encoded by the coding sequence ATGCGGGATTACGTGCACGGCTACGAGGGACCGGAGGGCACGCGCCTCCTGGACCAGGCGCGGACCTTGGAGGACCTGCTCCACGGTGGCACGTCCTACCCGCCCGGAAGCGCCGTGCTGGAGGCGGGCTGCGGCGTCGGCGCACAGACGGTCGCCCTGGCGCGGCGCAGCCCCGGAGCCCGCTTCACCGCCGTCGAGATCGACGCCGGCTCGCTCGCGAGGGCCGAGGCGCGGGCGCGCGAGGCGGGCATCGAGAGCGTCGCCTTCCTGCATGCCGACGCGACGGCGCTGCCCGTCCCGGCGGCAAGCTTCGACGGCGCGTTCGTGTGCTTTCTGTTGGAACATCTGCGCGACCCGCTGGCCGCGCTGCGCGAGATCCGGCGGGTGCTGAAGCCCGGCGGCCTCCTCACCGCGATCGAGGGCGACCACGGCTCGACGCTGGTCCACCCGCCGAGCGAGGCCGCGGCGGAGGCCGTCGCCTGTCAGGTCGCGCTGCAGCGCGCCGCCGGCGGCGACGCGACGATCGGCCGGCGGCTCACGCCGCTGCTGCGCATGGCGGGCTATGCCGACGCCGCGACGGTGCCCCGAACGGTCCACGCCGACGCGGCGCGGCCGGATCTCGCCGAAGGATTCGTGCTCGGAACATTCACCGCCATGGTGGCGGGGGTGCGAGACGCCGCCGTCGCGGCGGGCCTCGCGAATCCGCCCCAGTTCGACCGCGGCCTCACAGACCTCGCCCGCGCGGCGGAGCCGGACGGGACCTTCACCTACACGTTCTTCAAGGCCACCGGCCGCGCGTGA
- a CDS encoding RNA polymerase factor sigma-32 produces the protein MLQMAGVRRQFVKAAMSARFLERDEERALAESWRHRGDERALHELAAAHMRLVISLAARFRHYGLPIADLIQEGHVGLLEAAARFEPEREVRFSTYATWWIRASIQDYILRNWSIVRGGTSSAQKALFFNLRRLRAKLSRDGGGAESNASMFNTIALAIGVSPADVELMDTRLSGPDVSLNAPVTDSDSTGQTERVEFLVDDKPLQDETVGEAIDGDRRVLWLREALGVLSERELRIVRERRLEEEAATLEALGSRLGISKERVRQIENRAMEKLRRALSDRTEADAARALVAMGA, from the coding sequence ATGTTGCAGATGGCGGGCGTGAGGCGGCAGTTCGTCAAGGCCGCGATGTCGGCCCGCTTCCTGGAACGCGACGAGGAACGCGCCCTGGCGGAGAGCTGGCGGCACCGGGGCGACGAGCGCGCCCTGCACGAGCTCGCCGCGGCCCACATGCGCCTCGTGATCTCGCTGGCGGCCCGCTTCCGCCACTACGGCCTGCCGATCGCCGACCTGATCCAGGAAGGCCACGTCGGCCTGCTCGAAGCCGCGGCGCGGTTCGAGCCCGAGCGCGAGGTGCGCTTCTCCACCTACGCGACCTGGTGGATCCGGGCCTCGATCCAGGACTACATCCTGCGCAACTGGTCGATCGTGCGCGGCGGCACCTCCTCGGCCCAGAAGGCGCTGTTCTTCAACCTGCGCCGCCTGCGCGCCAAGCTGTCGCGCGACGGCGGCGGGGCGGAGTCGAACGCGTCCATGTTCAACACCATCGCGCTGGCGATCGGCGTGTCGCCCGCCGACGTCGAGCTGATGGACACGCGGCTGTCGGGCCCGGACGTGTCGCTGAACGCGCCAGTGACGGATTCCGATTCCACCGGCCAGACCGAGCGCGTCGAGTTCCTGGTCGACGACAAGCCGCTGCAGGACGAGACGGTCGGCGAGGCGATCGACGGCGACCGGCGCGTGCTGTGGCTGCGCGAGGCGCTGGGCGTGCTCTCCGAGCGCGAGCTGCGCATCGTGCGCGAGCGCCGGCTCGAGGAGGAGGCCGCCACGCTCGAAGCCCTCGGCTCGCGGCTCGGCATCTCCAAGGAGCGCGTCCGCCAGATCGAGAACCGCGCCATGGAGAAGCTGCGCCGCGCCCTGTCCGACCGCACCGAGGCCGACGCCGCGCGGGCCCTGGTGGCGATGGGGGCGTGA
- a CDS encoding M48 family metalloprotease translates to MATGTSHQGPWGAVRAAAPRARAALSSALAALLLAGCAPTVEERLNPIPAALTVPVPPAAPRTTGVDSPAARERKQLLGFYGGEYRAPATERFLDEVLVKLAAASDTPSQVYRVTVLNSPIVNAFALPSGDIFVSRGLLALANDTSEVAAVMAHEIAHVTERHASRRAEIEKNSAVIAKAAAVIDDQNRQKNFQNYAQFSLAAFSRQQEMDADQVGIRVIAKAGYDPFAASRFLVSLGRATDLRQSLHPGGDAKPDMMATHPSTPERVAHAVAVARGIAAPGLGETGHDRYLAAIDGILYGDDPAQGFVRGRRFIHPRLGFAFTAPDGFVLENSAQAVLGVTPSGTEALRLDSLKLGAGQTLDSFIAKGWIDGLQASPAEALKVNGLDAVTATAKADAWSFRLAAVKIGNDVYRLTFAAKDLTPETDRRFRDSIETFRRITPEDARDVKPMRIAVVTAAAGDTAEAFAPRMAVPDHPLETFETLNGLEGAQLDAGRRYKVVVE, encoded by the coding sequence ATGGCGACGGGGACCAGCCACCAAGGCCCGTGGGGCGCGGTCCGCGCCGCGGCGCCCCGCGCGCGCGCTGCCCTGTCCTCGGCGCTGGCCGCCCTGCTCCTCGCCGGCTGCGCCCCCACGGTGGAGGAGAGGCTCAACCCCATCCCCGCCGCGCTGACGGTTCCGGTGCCGCCCGCGGCGCCCCGCACCACGGGCGTCGACAGCCCGGCGGCGCGGGAGCGCAAGCAGCTCCTCGGCTTCTACGGCGGCGAATACCGCGCGCCCGCCACCGAGCGCTTCCTCGACGAGGTGCTGGTGAAGCTCGCCGCGGCCTCGGACACGCCGAGCCAGGTGTACCGCGTCACGGTGCTGAACTCGCCGATCGTGAACGCCTTCGCGCTGCCCTCGGGCGACATCTTCGTGTCGCGCGGGCTCCTGGCGCTCGCCAACGACACCAGCGAGGTCGCCGCCGTGATGGCGCACGAGATCGCCCACGTCACCGAGCGCCACGCGTCCCGGCGCGCCGAGATCGAGAAGAACTCGGCCGTGATCGCCAAGGCGGCCGCGGTGATCGACGACCAGAACCGCCAGAAGAACTTCCAGAACTACGCTCAGTTCTCGCTCGCCGCCTTCTCGCGCCAGCAGGAGATGGACGCCGACCAGGTCGGCATCCGCGTCATCGCCAAGGCGGGCTACGACCCCTTCGCGGCGTCGCGCTTCCTCGTGTCGCTCGGCCGCGCCACGGACCTGCGCCAGTCGCTCCACCCGGGCGGCGACGCCAAGCCCGACATGATGGCCACCCACCCCTCGACGCCCGAGCGCGTCGCCCACGCGGTGGCGGTGGCCCGCGGCATCGCGGCGCCCGGCCTCGGCGAGACCGGCCACGACCGCTACCTCGCCGCCATCGACGGCATCCTGTACGGCGACGACCCGGCGCAGGGCTTCGTGCGCGGGCGGCGCTTCATCCACCCGCGGCTCGGCTTCGCCTTCACGGCGCCGGACGGCTTCGTGCTGGAGAACTCCGCCCAGGCCGTGCTGGGCGTGACGCCGAGCGGCACGGAAGCGCTGCGGCTCGACAGCCTGAAGCTCGGCGCGGGGCAGACGCTCGACAGCTTCATCGCGAAGGGCTGGATCGACGGGCTGCAGGCGAGCCCGGCCGAGGCCTTGAAGGTCAACGGCCTCGACGCCGTCACGGCCACCGCCAAGGCGGACGCCTGGTCGTTCCGGCTCGCCGCCGTGAAGATCGGCAACGACGTGTACCGCCTGACCTTCGCGGCCAAGGACCTGACGCCCGAGACGGACCGCCGCTTCCGCGACAGCATCGAAACGTTCCGCCGCATCACGCCCGAGGACGCGCGCGACGTGAAGCCGATGCGGATCGCCGTGGTGACGGCCGCCGCCGGGGACACCGCCGAGGCCTTCGCGCCCCGCATGGCGGTGCCGGACCACCCGCTCGAAACCTTCGAAACCCTGAACGGCCTCGAGGGTGCCCAGCTCGACGCGGGCCGCCGCTACAAAGTCGTGGTTGAATAG
- a CDS encoding AMP nucleosidase, protein MQTEELRPTETMASPEAAVDRLRDLHAGATEALRFSLQRFLDDGTPPDMGARMSFRYPELRLTYAPDGPVPRIKRATAKLQGPGTYSTTVTQPDYFRPYLLDQLRPLVRDYGVTIEVGASAQEIPYPYVVEPGADLASGGVTPAELARHFPVPLLSAVGDEIADGLWAVDDPDGARPLALFDAVRIDFSLRRLVHYTGSDWRNIQPWILLTNYHRYVDQFVRVGLKALAEGDAYERLVLPGGVVVERGEAAGADPAAVIAASPWHRSQMPAYHLVGRGPDGAPTGTTLVNIGVGPSNAKTITDHLAVLRPHCWLMVGHCGGLRQSQTIGDYVLAHAYLRRDRILDELVPPDVPVPALAEVQLALQAAAAGVTGEDPDALKSRLRTGTVVTYDDRNWELRFTQERRRINLSRSIAVDMESGTIAAQGYRLRVPYGTLLCVSDKPLHGEIKLPGAANAFYERAVGEHLLIGLDALDRLRRDRAGLHSRKLRAFDEPPFR, encoded by the coding sequence GTGCAGACCGAAGAACTCCGACCGACCGAGACCATGGCCTCGCCCGAGGCCGCCGTGGACCGCCTGCGCGACCTCCACGCCGGCGCCACCGAGGCGCTGCGGTTCTCGCTGCAGCGCTTCCTCGACGACGGCACGCCGCCCGACATGGGCGCGCGGATGAGCTTCCGCTATCCGGAGCTGCGCCTCACCTACGCGCCGGACGGGCCGGTGCCGCGCATCAAGCGCGCCACCGCCAAGCTGCAGGGGCCGGGCACCTATTCCACCACGGTGACCCAGCCGGACTATTTCCGCCCCTACCTGCTCGACCAGCTCCGCCCGCTCGTGCGCGACTACGGCGTGACGATCGAGGTGGGGGCGAGCGCGCAGGAGATCCCCTACCCCTACGTGGTCGAGCCCGGCGCCGACCTCGCGTCCGGCGGCGTCACGCCGGCCGAGCTCGCCCGGCACTTCCCCGTGCCGCTGCTCAGCGCGGTCGGCGACGAGATCGCCGACGGGCTGTGGGCGGTGGACGATCCCGACGGCGCGCGGCCCCTCGCCCTGTTCGACGCCGTGCGGATCGACTTCTCGCTGCGCCGGCTGGTGCATTACACGGGCTCGGACTGGCGCAACATCCAGCCCTGGATCCTGCTCACCAACTATCACCGCTACGTCGACCAGTTCGTGCGCGTCGGCCTGAAAGCGCTCGCCGAGGGCGACGCCTACGAGCGGCTCGTGCTGCCCGGCGGCGTCGTGGTGGAGCGCGGCGAGGCGGCAGGGGCCGACCCGGCCGCCGTGATCGCCGCCTCGCCCTGGCACCGCTCGCAGATGCCGGCCTACCATCTCGTCGGCCGCGGGCCGGACGGCGCGCCGACCGGCACCACGCTGGTCAACATCGGCGTCGGCCCGTCCAACGCCAAGACCATCACCGACCACCTCGCCGTGCTGCGCCCGCACTGCTGGCTGATGGTGGGGCACTGCGGGGGCCTGCGCCAGTCTCAGACGATCGGCGACTACGTGCTGGCCCACGCCTACCTGCGCCGCGACCGCATCCTCGACGAGCTGGTGCCGCCGGACGTGCCCGTGCCGGCGCTGGCCGAGGTGCAGCTCGCCCTCCAGGCCGCGGCGGCCGGCGTCACCGGCGAGGACCCGGACGCGCTGAAGAGCCGCCTGCGCACCGGCACGGTCGTGACCTACGACGACCGCAACTGGGAGCTGCGCTTCACGCAGGAGCGGCGGCGCATCAACCTGTCGCGCTCGATCGCGGTCGACATGGAGAGCGGCACGATCGCGGCCCAGGGCTACCGGCTGCGCGTGCCCTACGGCACGCTGCTCTGCGTCAGCGACAAGCCGCTGCACGGCGAGATCAAGCTGCCCGGCGCCGCCAACGCCTTCTACGAGCGCGCGGTGGGCGAGCACCTGCTGATCGGCCTCGACGCGCTCGACCGGCTGCGCCGCGACCGCGCGGGGTTGCATTCGCGCAAGCTCCGGGCCTTCGACGAGCCGCCGTTCCGGTGA
- a CDS encoding LysR substrate-binding domain-containing protein, whose protein sequence is MADGLDGVLTADQIRTMIAIAEAGSFNRAAAALGVQQSAVNQQVGRIEERVGRRLFDRTPLGARLTLDGEAVLIYARAMAKLGRDLRSHLAASEPDAVLRIGFSEDFARTALPTVLGLFAREHPHLRFEALSAPAPGPLFAALDRRELDVVMTRRDTRITRGETLWTEPTTWIGRSDIALPVADPVPLVLGPPGGALRAAVLDALQGASRPWRVVFESSGLATLEAALRAGLGVAACPLRMDLLDLVHLDGAAGLPALAPSVFVYERAEPARSDSAEAFCEVLRTAARLSLPADAGAAPA, encoded by the coding sequence ATGGCGGACGGGCTCGACGGCGTGCTCACGGCGGACCAGATCCGCACGATGATCGCCATCGCGGAGGCGGGCAGCTTCAACCGCGCCGCGGCCGCCCTCGGCGTGCAGCAGTCGGCCGTGAACCAGCAGGTCGGGCGCATCGAGGAGCGGGTGGGCCGCCGCCTGTTCGACCGCACGCCCCTCGGCGCCCGTCTGACGCTCGACGGCGAGGCGGTGCTGATCTACGCGCGCGCCATGGCCAAGCTCGGCCGCGACCTGCGCTCGCACCTCGCCGCCTCGGAGCCCGACGCCGTGCTGCGCATCGGCTTCAGCGAGGACTTCGCCCGCACGGCGCTGCCCACCGTGCTGGGCCTCTTCGCGCGCGAGCACCCCCACCTGCGCTTCGAGGCGCTCTCGGCGCCGGCGCCGGGGCCGCTCTTCGCCGCTCTCGACCGGCGCGAGCTCGACGTCGTGATGACGCGCCGCGACACCCGCATCACGCGCGGCGAAACGTTGTGGACCGAGCCGACGACCTGGATCGGCCGGTCGGACATCGCGCTGCCGGTCGCCGACCCGGTGCCGCTCGTGCTCGGGCCCCCCGGCGGCGCGCTGCGGGCGGCGGTGCTCGACGCGCTCCAGGGCGCCTCGCGCCCGTGGCGAGTGGTGTTCGAGAGCTCGGGCCTCGCGACCCTGGAGGCGGCGCTGCGGGCGGGCCTGGGCGTGGCGGCCTGCCCGCTGCGGATGGACCTGCTCGACCTGGTCCATCTCGACGGCGCCGCCGGCCTGCCGGCGCTCGCGCCCTCGGTCTTCGTCTACGAGCGCGCCGAGCCCGCGCGGTCGGACAGCGCGGAAGCCTTCTGCGAGGTGCTGCGGACCGCCGCGCGGCTGTCGCTCCCAGCGGACGCGGGCGCGGCCCCAGCGTGA
- the copC gene encoding copper homeostasis periplasmic binding protein CopC gives MLQSLRPIALASALCLAASAPAFAHAHLKASTPASGASVARPGEIDLAFTEGVNPKFTGLSLSGPGGAPVSTGPARPGAGGDATLVVPVAGPLAPGTYKVDWHALATDGHKTEGSFSFTVAP, from the coding sequence GTGCTCCAGTCCCTGCGCCCCATCGCGCTCGCCTCGGCCCTGTGCCTCGCCGCCTCGGCCCCCGCCTTCGCCCACGCCCACCTCAAGGCCTCCACCCCCGCGTCCGGCGCCAGCGTCGCGCGCCCCGGCGAGATCGACCTCGCCTTCACCGAGGGCGTGAACCCGAAGTTCACCGGCCTGTCGCTGTCGGGGCCCGGCGGCGCGCCCGTGTCGACCGGCCCCGCCCGGCCCGGCGCCGGCGGCGACGCGACCCTGGTCGTGCCCGTCGCCGGCCCGCTGGCGCCGGGCACGTACAAGGTCGACTGGCACGCGCTCGCCACCGACGGCCACAAGACGGAGGGCAGCTTCTCCTTCACCGTGGCGCCGTGA
- the copD gene encoding copper homeostasis membrane protein CopD gives MTSAAVDVTGVSALCRFAEDAAALLLWGAWATLAWLVPSRLAAAVGLSLRRATTAAIALALLAVAAKLPATAATIGDGWRDAADPGFVASVLADTGPGRAWAAQAAAAALLLAAAFAPRRLRAGATALAAALLLLGLTLTGHAAMHAGALGLFHRAVAAVHVLAAGAWLGALVPVLAILRALDRPNDRAEAVLALRRFSRAGHVAVALVVLSGVAQAALVLGRWPLDLGSPYEGPLDLKTLAVAGMAALALLNRYALVPRLGRDRASASAMLRRATLAEIPLGLVAVAAVAVFGLQDPN, from the coding sequence GTGACCTCGGCGGCGGTCGACGTCACCGGCGTCTCGGCGCTGTGCCGCTTCGCCGAGGACGCGGCCGCCCTGCTGCTGTGGGGCGCCTGGGCCACCCTGGCCTGGCTCGTCCCCTCCCGCCTCGCCGCCGCCGTGGGGCTGAGCCTGCGGCGCGCGACGACGGCGGCCATCGCGCTGGCGCTGCTGGCCGTCGCGGCGAAGCTGCCCGCCACGGCGGCGACGATCGGCGACGGCTGGCGCGACGCGGCCGACCCCGGCTTCGTCGCGAGCGTCCTCGCCGACACGGGCCCCGGACGGGCCTGGGCGGCGCAGGCCGCGGCGGCGGCCCTGCTGCTCGCCGCGGCTTTCGCCCCGCGCCGCCTGCGCGCGGGCGCGACCGCGCTGGCGGCCGCGCTGCTCCTGCTGGGCCTCACGCTGACGGGCCACGCCGCGATGCACGCGGGCGCGCTCGGACTGTTCCACCGCGCCGTCGCCGCCGTGCACGTGCTGGCGGCCGGAGCCTGGCTCGGCGCGCTGGTGCCGGTGCTGGCGATCCTGCGCGCGCTCGACCGGCCGAACGATCGCGCCGAGGCCGTGCTCGCCTTGCGGCGCTTCTCGCGCGCCGGCCACGTCGCGGTGGCGCTGGTAGTCCTGTCGGGCGTCGCGCAGGCCGCCCTGGTGCTCGGCCGGTGGCCGCTCGACCTCGGCTCGCCCTACGAGGGCCCGCTCGACCTCAAGACGCTGGCCGTCGCCGGCATGGCGGCGCTGGCCCTCCTCAACCGCTACGCCCTGGTGCCCCGGCTCGGCCGCGACCGCGCCTCCGCGTCGGCGATGCTGCGGCGCGCGACGCTGGCCGAGATCCCGCTCGGCCTCGTCGCGGTCGCGGCGGTCGCGGTCTTCGGCCTGCAGGACCCGAACTAA
- a CDS encoding IS1380 family transposase: MVDDTVPCFGFPAVGRKKVTAAFDGGRLTSDGGVMLLSLAERRLGIAERLARLIPDRRDPTRITHSFADMIRARIFAICCGYEDADDLDTLRTDPALKLACGRLPDTGVDLCSQPTVSRLENAPRLRDVIRLTYALVDAWMDSYPRQPEAVTLDIDDTCDVVHGHQQLSLFNAHYDERCFLPIHVYDTERSRPVAVVLRPGKTPSGVEVRAHVRRLVRRIRARWPETRILLRGDGHYARPEVMAWCEANGLQDVFGLPGSKPLSRKVEDTADAVRTERAIGDKLVVRDDAETRHRAGSWNRERRAVARIEATRLGLDIRFVVTNVERGSPEWVYDSLYCARGQAENLIKLHKSQLRSDRTSCRSALANQMRLVLHTAAYWLMLEVRDAIPKIRDLASAEFTTLRLRLLKVAARIVEARHRVRIAFAAACPEADVIAGLSAALIRRRI, from the coding sequence ATGGTCGACGATACGGTCCCGTGCTTCGGCTTTCCAGCCGTCGGACGGAAGAAAGTCACAGCCGCCTTCGACGGCGGACGCCTCACTTCGGATGGCGGCGTGATGCTGCTGTCGCTGGCGGAACGGCGCCTCGGGATCGCCGAGCGGCTGGCCCGGCTGATCCCGGACCGTCGCGATCCGACCCGCATCACCCACAGCTTCGCCGACATGATCCGGGCCCGCATCTTCGCGATCTGCTGCGGCTACGAGGATGCCGACGATCTCGACACCCTGCGCACCGATCCCGCCTTAAAGCTCGCCTGCGGACGCCTGCCCGACACCGGGGTCGACCTGTGCTCGCAGCCGACCGTGTCGCGGTTGGAGAACGCCCCGCGCCTGCGCGACGTGATCCGGCTCACCTACGCCCTGGTGGACGCCTGGATGGACTCTTACCCCCGGCAGCCCGAGGCGGTGACGCTCGATATTGACGACACGTGCGACGTGGTCCACGGCCATCAGCAGCTGTCGCTGTTCAACGCCCACTACGACGAGCGCTGCTTCCTGCCCATCCACGTCTACGACACGGAGCGCAGCCGCCCGGTCGCCGTGGTGCTGCGCCCGGGCAAGACGCCGTCGGGCGTCGAGGTGCGGGCCCATGTCCGGCGCCTGGTCCGCCGCATCCGTGCCCGTTGGCCCGAGACCCGCATCCTGCTCCGGGGCGACGGCCATTATGCGCGGCCCGAGGTCATGGCGTGGTGCGAGGCCAACGGCCTGCAGGACGTCTTCGGCCTGCCGGGCTCCAAGCCGCTGTCGAGGAAGGTCGAGGACACCGCCGACGCCGTCCGAACCGAGCGCGCCATCGGCGACAAGCTCGTCGTGCGCGACGACGCCGAAACCCGGCACAGGGCGGGCTCCTGGAACCGGGAGCGCCGCGCCGTGGCACGCATCGAGGCGACCCGTCTGGGGCTCGATATCCGCTTCGTCGTCACCAACGTCGAGCGGGGCTCGCCCGAGTGGGTCTACGACAGCCTCTACTGTGCCCGCGGGCAGGCCGAAAACCTGATCAAACTGCACAAGTCCCAGCTCCGGTCCGACCGCACCTCGTGCCGCTCCGCGCTGGCCAACCAGATGCGTCTCGTCCTGCACACCGCCGCCTACTGGCTGATGCTGGAGGTGAGGGACGCCATCCCCAAGATCCGCGACTTGGCTTCGGCCGAGTTCACGACGCTGCGCCTCCGCCTGCTCAAGGTCGCCGCCAGGATCGTGGAAGCCCGGCACCGCGTGCGCATCGCCTTCGCGGCCGCCTGTCCCGAGGCCGATGTCATCGCTGGTCTGTCAGCGGCCCTGATCCGGCGCCGGATCTGA
- a CDS encoding acetyl-CoA acetyltransferase, with protein MTDACIVGWAHSPFGKLDDDVEGLIGRVAGAAIADAGIEPAAVDGVVVGQFNSGFSKQDFPGSLVLQAVPELRFKPAMRCENACASGSAAIHAARDFIAAGRGRVALVVGVEKMTATPAPDVGDNLLGASYRREEGEVPGGFAGVFGRIAGAYFQAHGDQSDALAAIAAKNHRNGVDNPYAQMRRDLGFGFCRQPSEKNPHVAGPLKRTDCSLVSDGAAALVLADADTARALRRAVRFRAAVHVNDFLPLSRRDPTWFEGGALAWSKALDEAGLAVGDLSFAELHDCFTIAELMEYEAMGLAERGRGARLVLDGHTAADGRFPVNRSGGLKAKGHPVGATGVSMHVMAAMQLAGEAGALQLPRADLAGVYNMGGAGVANYVSILERLEA; from the coding sequence ATGACCGACGCCTGCATCGTGGGCTGGGCCCACTCGCCCTTCGGCAAGCTCGACGACGACGTCGAGGGCCTCATCGGCCGCGTCGCCGGCGCCGCCATCGCGGACGCCGGGATCGAGCCCGCCGCGGTGGACGGCGTCGTGGTGGGCCAGTTCAACAGCGGCTTCTCCAAGCAGGACTTCCCCGGCTCGCTGGTGCTGCAGGCCGTGCCGGAACTGCGCTTCAAGCCCGCCATGCGCTGCGAGAACGCCTGCGCGTCGGGCTCGGCGGCGATCCACGCGGCGCGCGACTTCATCGCGGCGGGGCGCGGGCGGGTGGCGCTGGTGGTCGGCGTCGAGAAGATGACGGCGACGCCGGCCCCCGATGTCGGCGACAACCTGCTCGGCGCCTCCTACCGGCGCGAGGAGGGCGAGGTGCCGGGCGGTTTCGCGGGCGTGTTCGGCCGCATCGCCGGGGCTTATTTTCAGGCCCACGGCGACCAGTCGGACGCGCTCGCCGCCATCGCGGCGAAGAACCACCGCAACGGCGTCGACAACCCCTACGCCCAGATGCGGCGCGACCTCGGCTTCGGCTTCTGCCGGCAGCCGTCGGAGAAAAACCCGCACGTGGCGGGCCCGCTGAAGCGCACCGACTGCTCGCTCGTCAGCGACGGCGCGGCCGCGCTGGTGCTGGCCGACGCCGACACGGCGCGCGCGCTCCGCCGCGCCGTTCGGTTCCGCGCCGCCGTCCACGTCAACGATTTCCTGCCGCTGTCGCGCCGCGACCCGACCTGGTTCGAGGGCGGCGCGCTGGCTTGGTCGAAGGCGCTCGACGAGGCGGGGCTCGCGGTCGGCGACCTGTCCTTCGCCGAGCTCCACGACTGCTTCACCATCGCGGAGCTCATGGAATACGAGGCGATGGGCCTCGCCGAGCGCGGCCGGGGCGCGCGGCTCGTGCTCGACGGCCACACGGCCGCCGACGGGCGCTTCCCGGTGAACCGCTCGGGCGGCCTGAAGGCGAAGGGGCATCCCGTGGGCGCCACGGGCGTGTCCATGCACGTGATGGCGGCGATGCAACTCGCCGGCGAGGCGGGCGCTCTCCAGCTGCCGCGTGCCGACCTCGCGGGCGTGTACAACATGGGCGGCGCCGGGGTGGCCAACTACGTGTCGATCCTGGAGCGGCTGGAAGCGTGA